Genomic DNA from Niabella ginsenosidivorans:
GCTGTGGAAATATCGGCGGTGGCATTTCGGATGCCGCAAAGCAGTTGTTTTCACAAAGCGGGTACAGTTATAACCCTGCCGAGTTTGATAAGGCAAAGATCTATGAAGGGCTGGCTGATAATAACACCAAAAACCCTTTGCCGGAAGCAGTGTCGCTTTTGCGGTTTGCGCCCAGGGCGGGCGACCAGGGGCAGCAGGGCAGTTGTGTGGCATGGAGCAGTGCCTATGCGGCTCAAACCATTCTTACTGCTGCGGCAACCGGGCAGGATCCCAATGCCATAGCCTTTAGTCCTTCTTATTTGTATAACCAGATCCGGCTGGGCAATGATTGCCAGGGCTCTTATGTGCAAAGGGCTATGGAGGCTATGAAAGCCAATGGAGGAGTACCTTTACGTGATTATCCTTATAACGACCAGGATTGCAGCCGGACACCCGGCAGTGCAGCCATCCAGGAAGGCCGGCAGCATGTGATCCACGGTTTTACCCGTTTAACGCAGGGCGATAACCTGAACCAGATCAGCATACGGGCCATTAAAGAGCATCTGGCAAAGGATGCGCCCGTGGTCATTGGCATGATGGTGGGGCAGAGCTTTATGCAGGATATGATGGGCCAGGAGCTTTGGCGGCCACAGGGAATGGACCAGGCACAAATGGGTATGGGCGGGCATGCCATGTGCGTGATCGGGTATGATGACCGTAAGTATGGGGGCGCCTTCCAGATCCTGAACAGCTGGACGCCTCAATGGGGAAAGAACGGCGTGGCCTGGGTGCGCTACAGCGACTTTCAGAATTATGTGCGCGAAGCGTATGGGATAGACCCGCTGCCAAAGGCGGCAAACATCGCTGCCATGCCTTTGGAGTGCACCATAGGCCTGGTAGATAACACTACAAAACAATATATTAAATTAAAATCAGCCGGCAGCAATACCTTCCAGACAGTAACCC
This window encodes:
- a CDS encoding C1 family peptidase codes for the protein MPIRMTDDPNSGNDDFNDDQGGGSGPGGGGGGGLLGLLPLLLGLFRGKGIIVLIVIAAAAYFLGGRGGCGNIGGGISDAAKQLFSQSGYSYNPAEFDKAKIYEGLADNNTKNPLPEAVSLLRFAPRAGDQGQQGSCVAWSSAYAAQTILTAAATGQDPNAIAFSPSYLYNQIRLGNDCQGSYVQRAMEAMKANGGVPLRDYPYNDQDCSRTPGSAAIQEGRQHVIHGFTRLTQGDNLNQISIRAIKEHLAKDAPVVIGMMVGQSFMQDMMGQELWRPQGMDQAQMGMGGHAMCVIGYDDRKYGGAFQILNSWTPQWGKNGVAWVRYSDFQNYVREAYGIDPLPKAANIAAMPLECTIGLVDNTTKQYIKLKSAGSNTFQTVTPIKAGTRFKMEVRNTTECYIYIFGQETDGSSYVLFPYLKPGQTVSKHSPYCGITGYRLFPKDQSMEADNQGAKDQIAVIASKKELNYNDVNNAINNSAQATFAGKVNDAVRSILAPGAAYNSSPDGRMYFKATANAGQAVATVVAFDKVP